In Methanococcoides sp. LMO-2, the genomic stretch TTAAATCACATAATCTGCTCAACAGTGTATATGGGAAGACGGAGGGGCCATATCTGAATGAAAGTAACATAATTCAACGTGAATTTGCCTTGGAAGGATCCTGTAAGGATCATGCTGAATTCTTTATAGATCCTGATATCCTAAATCCCATTTTTGAGGATATTCCTATGATCATCATCCTTGTGGATCAGGAAGGGAGAGTTAAATACCTCAATCGGACTGCCTCTATTGAACTAGGGAACGAAAAACAGGATAGCATTGGTCTTCTTGGTGGTGAACTGTTCGGTTGCGTAAATTCGATAAATGGAGACGGTTGCGGGAAGAACAGGGAATGCTCAGAATGTGCTGTAAGAAACTCTGTTATGCACACCTTTGAAACAGGTGAAAGCATTTACAAAAAAGAAGGCGAATTGGAGATCACAACCAATGATAAGTCTGTGACACTCAATTTTATAATCTCAACAAAATTAATACAACAAAATAGTGAACCACTTGTATTACTAACTGTAGATGATGTAACTGAAAAGAAGAACAATGATCTCGCCTTTGAAAAAGCAATTAAAAGACAGAGAGCCCTGGAAGATATCATAAACAACAGCTCTACAATGGTCTTCCTGTGGAAGGCAGAAGAACTCTGGCCTGCGGAATATGCTTCGGAGAATGTTGCAAAACTTGGTTATTCAGCTGAAGATTTCATACATGGTCACATTAATTATGGTAACCTTGTCCATCCCGACGACTATCAAAAAGTATGGGACACTCTTGCTGCAAAGTGCGATGATGGTAGTGACAACTTCACCTCGGAATATCGTTTGATAACAAAGGATGGAAAGTTGCTATGGGTAAGTGAGAAGACCTTCATCCTGAGGGACGAGAATGGAAAAGCAACTCACTACCAGGGGATAGTCGAGGATATCACCGAGCGAAAACAGGCAGAAGAGGCAATGCTTCAGGCCAAACTTGCTGCGGAAGATTCGAACCGGGCCAAGACCGAATTCATCTCAAACATCAACCATGAGCTGAGAACTCCCCTTACTTTGATCATCGGGTTCTCGGACCTGCTTTGCAGTGAAGATTACGGTTGTCTGAACGAACAGCAGAAGAGTTACATATCCACGATCCTCAACAATGGGAATCACCTTTTAAAGCTCATCAATGATCTCCTGGACTTTTCTAACATTGAAACAGGGGAGATGGAACTGCATGTCAACGAATTCCGCGTATCTGATGCTATTGATGAGATCGAAGCATTGATGATGCCTCTTTCAAAGAAGAAGGGAATCGACCTGACATGCAACATCGAGATCGAGAAACCTGTAATTAAAGCTGACCTTTTGAAATTCAAGCAAATACTTTACAATTTGGTTAACAACTCCATCAAGTTCACAGAAAAAGGTGGTGCAGTGACCATCGGCGGTAAGATCTCCGATAAGGCCGTTGATTTCTTCGTAAAGGACATC encodes the following:
- a CDS encoding ATP-binding protein — protein: MIIILVDQEGRVKYLNRTASIELGNEKQDSIGLLGGELFGCVNSINGDGCGKNRECSECAVRNSVMHTFETGESIYKKEGELEITTNDKSVTLNFIISTKLIQQNSEPLVLLTVDDVTEKKNNDLAFEKAIKRQRALEDIINNSSTMVFLWKAEELWPAEYASENVAKLGYSAEDFIHGHINYGNLVHPDDYQKVWDTLAAKCDDGSDNFTSEYRLITKDGKLLWVSEKTFILRDENGKATHYQGIVEDITERKQAEEAMLQAKLAAEDSNRAKTEFISNINHELRTPLTLIIGFSDLLCSEDYGCLNEQQKSYISTILNNGNHLLKLINDLLDFSNIETGEMELHVNEFRVSDAIDEIEALMMPLSKKKGIDLTCNIEIEKPVIKADLLKFKQILYNLVNNSIKFTEKGGAVTIGGKISDKAVDFFVKDIGIGIAPEDQEKLFKPFFQVDSSSSREFGGTGLGLTLVKKFVEMHGGKVWVESEPGKGSTFGFSIPAEPGNMHC